A stretch of the Corylus avellana chromosome ca6, CavTom2PMs-1.0 genome encodes the following:
- the LOC132185226 gene encoding probable metal-nicotianamine transporter YSL5, whose translation MPQNGREENGYDPEDDRNVNHDNGKLEELGELSVERLFENQEVPSWRKQLTVRAFVVSILFSFIVMKLNLTTGIIPSLNLSAGLLGFFFVKTWTKLLRKSGLLKQPFTRQENTVIQTCVVASSGIAFSGGFGTYLFGMSERIAKLSTNTHDFKNPSLVWIIGFLFVVSFLGLFSVVPLRTIMVIDFRLTFPSGTATTYLINSFHTPLGAKLAKKQVRELGKFFSFSFLWGFFQWFYTAGDDCGFASFPSLGLKAYKYKFYFDFSATYVGVGMICPYIINISVLVGGILSWGLMWPLIEKRKGDWYSADLPETSLHGLHNRSMSLVKIKVLPSYQVGNLFQYSF comes from the exons GGAAGATGATCGAAATGTTAACCACGACAACGGGAAGCTCGAAGAATTGGGAGAGTTGTCGGTAGAGAGGCTGTTCGAGAACCAAGAGGTGCCGTCGTGGAGGAAGCAGCTGACGGTGAGAGCCTTCGTGGTGAGCATACTGTTCAGCTTCATAGTGATGAAGCTCAACCTCACCACCGGTATCATTCCTTCGCTCAACCTCTCCGCCGGTCTATTGGGGTTCTTCTTCGTGAAGACGTGGACCAAATTGCTTCGGAAGTCCGGCTTGTTGAAGCAGCCCTTCACCAGGCAGGAAAACACCGTCATCCAGACCTGTGTTGTCGCCTCCTCCGGCATCGCCTTCAGTG GAGGTTTTGGAACTTATCTGTTTGGAATGAGTGAACGCATTGCCAAACTATCAACAAACACTCATGATTTCAAAAACCCATCATTAGTATGGATAATCGGCTTTCTCTTTGTTGTCAGCTTTCTTGGACTCTTCTCGGTGGTGCCTCTCCGAACg ATTATGGTCATAGACTTCAGACTCACATTTCCAAGTGGTACTGCAACCACTTATCTTATCAACAGCTTCCACACTCCTCTAGGAGCCAAACTAGCAAA GAAGCAAGTGAGAGAGTTGGGCAAGTTTTTCAGCTTCAGCTTTTTATGGGGTTTCTTCCAATGGTTCTATACTGCTGGAGACGATTGTGGATTTGCAAGCTTCCCTTCATTAGGCCTCAAAGCATATAAATACAA attttattttgatttctcaGCAACATATGTTGGAGTTGGAATGATTTGTCCCTATATCATAAATATATCAGTGCTGGTTGGAGGGATTCTTTCTTGGGGTCTGATGTGGCCTctcatagaaaaaagaaagggtgaTTGGTATTCTGCAGACCTGCCCGAAACCAGTCTCCATGGTCTTCATAATAGATCGATGAGtttagttaaaataaaagtGCTTCCAAGCTATCAAGTAGggaatttatttcaatatagtttttaa